In Polaromonas sp. JS666, one genomic interval encodes:
- a CDS encoding RNA polymerase sigma factor, with protein MHSGTHQAIAAVWRIESAKIVAAVLRMVRDIGLAEELAQDALVAALEHWPTEGVPHNPGAWLMTTAKNRALDHLRRHKLLDSKLAQIGHDLEAQEALVVPDFVDGLDAARANQIGDDLLRLIFTACHPVLSTEARVALTLRLLGGLTTHEIARAFLVAEPTIAQRIVRAKRTLGEARVPFEVPVGDALAERLASVLEVVYLVFNEGYTATAGEDWMRPALTDEALRLGRMLAELAPDESEVQGLVALMELQASRAAARVDASGRPVLLAQQDRGRWDRLLIRRGLAALAHAEALCGARGHPLGTYALQASIAACHARAPTAAETDWTRIAALYDALAQTAPSPVVELNRAVAVSMAFGPAAGLEIIDTLRQEPSLQAYQWLPGVRGDLLAKLGRMDEARAEFERAAQLAGNLRERELLLERARDPARQERERPPD; from the coding sequence ATGCATTCAGGCACGCACCAGGCGATTGCCGCGGTCTGGCGCATCGAGTCTGCCAAGATCGTAGCCGCTGTCCTGCGCATGGTGCGTGACATCGGCCTGGCCGAGGAGCTGGCGCAGGACGCCCTGGTGGCGGCGCTGGAGCATTGGCCCACCGAGGGCGTGCCCCATAACCCGGGCGCCTGGCTGATGACCACCGCAAAGAACCGGGCGCTTGACCACCTGCGCCGCCACAAGCTGCTCGACAGCAAGCTGGCGCAGATCGGCCATGACCTGGAGGCGCAGGAGGCGCTGGTCGTGCCTGACTTTGTCGATGGGCTCGACGCCGCCCGGGCCAACCAGATCGGCGACGACCTGCTGCGGCTGATCTTCACCGCCTGCCACCCCGTGCTCTCGACTGAAGCGCGGGTGGCGCTGACGCTGAGGCTGCTGGGCGGCCTGACGACCCACGAGATAGCCCGCGCCTTCCTGGTGGCCGAGCCGACGATCGCTCAGCGCATCGTTCGCGCCAAGCGCACGCTGGGGGAGGCGCGCGTGCCTTTCGAGGTGCCGGTCGGCGACGCACTGGCCGAACGGCTGGCCTCGGTGCTCGAGGTGGTTTACCTGGTTTTCAACGAGGGCTACACCGCCACCGCGGGCGAGGACTGGATGCGGCCGGCGCTCACCGACGAGGCCCTGCGCCTGGGCCGCATGCTGGCGGAGCTGGCGCCCGACGAATCCGAAGTGCAGGGCTTGGTCGCGCTGATGGAACTGCAGGCCTCCCGCGCCGCCGCACGCGTCGACGCATCGGGCCGCCCCGTGCTGCTGGCGCAGCAGGACCGTGGCCGCTGGGACCGCCTGCTGATCCGCAGAGGCCTGGCCGCGCTCGCGCATGCCGAGGCGCTGTGCGGCGCACGCGGCCATCCGCTCGGCACGTATGCGCTGCAGGCATCGATTGCGGCCTGCCATGCGCGGGCCCCCACGGCGGCGGAGACCGACTGGACGCGCATTGCCGCGCTGTACGACGCGTTGGCGCAGACCGCGCCCTCGCCGGTGGTGGAGCTGAACCGGGCAGTCGCCGTCAGCATGGCGTTCGGGCCCGCGGCCGGGCTGGAGATCATTGACACGCTGCGCCAGGAGCCGTCGCTGCAGGCTTATCAGTGGCTGCCCGGTGTGCGCGGGGATCTGCTGGCCAAGCTGGGCCGCATGGACGAGGCGCGCGCCGAATTCGAGCGGGCGGCGCAGCTGGCCGGCAACCTGCGGGAGCGGGAGCTGCTGCTCGAACGCGCGCGCGACCCGGCGAGGCAGGAGCGGGAGCGCCCGCCGGACTAG
- a CDS encoding VOC family protein, producing the protein MSRQIYVNLPIKDMERSKAFFGKLGFSFNPQFTNEQGACMVVADGSIYVMLLVESFFKTFTKKAVADTTRSTEVLVCLSCESRAEVDELVAKARTAGATVPNAPQDHGFMYGHGFEDLDGHIWELAYMDMAAAPATPQQA; encoded by the coding sequence ATGAGCCGCCAGATTTACGTCAACCTCCCCATCAAGGACATGGAACGCTCGAAGGCGTTCTTCGGCAAACTCGGTTTCAGCTTCAACCCGCAGTTCACCAACGAGCAGGGCGCCTGCATGGTTGTGGCGGACGGCAGCATCTACGTGATGCTGCTGGTCGAGAGCTTCTTCAAGACCTTCACCAAGAAGGCGGTGGCCGACACTACCAGGAGTACCGAGGTGCTGGTGTGCCTGTCGTGCGAGAGCCGCGCCGAGGTGGATGAACTCGTGGCCAAGGCGCGCACCGCCGGCGCCACCGTGCCTAACGCGCCGCAGGACCACGGCTTCATGTACGGCCACGGCTTCGAGGACCTGGATGGCCACATCTGGGAGCTGGCGTACATGGACATGGCCGCAGCCCCGGCTACGCCCCAGCAGGCCTGA
- a CDS encoding SRPBCC family protein has product MIKTLALIAVAAIGALLIFAATRPDTFRVQRSASIKAAPDTLYPLINDLRQFNTWNPYEKKDPAIKGSYRGPASGPGAGYDFQGNKDVGKGSIEIVESSPPGKVTMKLDMLEPFEGHNVVEFSLAPRGDATEVTWAMHGPSPFVARLVGVFLNMDRMIGRDFEAGLANLKARAERA; this is encoded by the coding sequence ATGATCAAGACCCTGGCCCTCATCGCCGTCGCCGCCATTGGCGCGCTGCTGATCTTTGCCGCCACCCGGCCCGACACCTTCCGCGTGCAGCGCAGCGCCAGCATCAAGGCCGCGCCCGACACGCTGTACCCGCTCATCAACGACCTGCGGCAGTTCAACACCTGGAACCCCTACGAGAAGAAAGACCCGGCCATCAAGGGCAGCTACCGCGGCCCGGCCAGCGGCCCCGGGGCGGGCTACGACTTCCAGGGCAACAAGGACGTCGGCAAAGGCAGCATCGAGATCGTCGAGTCCTCGCCACCCGGCAAGGTCACGATGAAGCTGGACATGCTCGAACCCTTTGAAGGGCACAACGTCGTCGAGTTCAGTCTGGCGCCGCGCGGCGATGCCACGGAGGTCACCTGGGCCATGCACGGCCCGAGTCCTTTCGTGGCCAGGCTGGTGGGCGTGTTCCTCAACATGGACCGCATGATAGGCCGCGACTTCGAAGCAGGTCTCGCCAACCTCAAGGCCCGGGCCGAGCGCGCCTGA
- a CDS encoding YciI family protein, with the protein MRFMIIVKSNPEFEAETTPQSPDEKLMAAMADYHEQLSKAGVLLDASGLQPSRKGWRIHYDGQKRTVVDGPFAESKELIAGFTTIQVRSREEALEWSRRFPNPVGENAPAVIEVRQLYELDDFSPSESVERFRKMNTPSQK; encoded by the coding sequence ATGCGATTCATGATCATCGTCAAATCCAACCCCGAGTTCGAGGCCGAGACCACGCCCCAGTCGCCGGACGAAAAGCTGATGGCCGCCATGGCTGACTACCACGAGCAGCTGTCGAAGGCGGGCGTGCTGCTGGACGCCAGCGGCCTGCAGCCCAGCCGCAAGGGCTGGCGCATCCACTACGACGGCCAGAAGCGGACCGTGGTCGACGGCCCGTTCGCCGAAAGCAAGGAGCTCATTGCCGGCTTCACCACGATCCAGGTGCGCTCGCGCGAAGAGGCGCTGGAGTGGTCGCGCCGTTTTCCCAACCCCGTGGGCGAGAACGCGCCGGCCGTGATTGAGGTGCGCCAGCTTTATGAGCTGGACGACTTTTCCCCCAGCGAGTCGGTCGAGCGCTTCCGCAAAATGAACACACCCAGCCAGAAGTGA
- a CDS encoding YciI family protein, with protein sequence MPYMLLIMEPLGQRLSRTEAEGHAVYERMLGFADELRARGQLLAVESLNSQANAVRVKVREGRPQLLDGPFAEAKEMVGGFFLVDCKTRAEAIAIAEQCPAAEWCTVEVRGVGPCYEDAV encoded by the coding sequence ATGCCCTACATGCTGCTGATCATGGAGCCGCTCGGCCAACGGCTTTCGCGTACCGAGGCCGAGGGCCATGCCGTCTATGAGCGCATGCTCGGGTTTGCGGATGAGCTGCGCGCGCGGGGCCAACTGCTTGCCGTCGAGTCCCTGAACTCGCAGGCCAACGCCGTCCGCGTCAAGGTGCGCGAGGGGCGGCCCCAGTTGCTGGACGGCCCCTTCGCCGAAGCCAAGGAAATGGTCGGCGGCTTCTTCCTGGTCGATTGCAAGACCCGGGCCGAAGCCATCGCGATCGCGGAACAATGTCCGGCGGCCGAGTGGTGCACCGTTGAGGTTCGCGGCGTCGGACCCTGTTACGAAGATGCGGTTTGA
- a CDS encoding carboxymuconolactone decarboxylase family protein, whose protein sequence is MSTFDHVGLIQDINEGLGQFRKAQPEAMQGFGQLSRAAMSEGTLSARHKELMALAIGVTQHCSGCIAFHVKALHKLGCTRAELEETLAVCVYMGGGPALMYTAEALKAWEAMAPDLT, encoded by the coding sequence ATGAGCACATTTGACCATGTGGGCCTGATACAGGATATCAATGAAGGCCTCGGGCAGTTTCGCAAGGCGCAACCCGAGGCGATGCAGGGGTTTGGGCAGCTCTCGCGAGCCGCGATGTCGGAGGGCACCCTCAGCGCCAGGCACAAGGAGCTGATGGCCCTGGCGATTGGAGTGACCCAGCACTGCTCGGGCTGCATCGCTTTTCATGTGAAAGCCCTGCACAAACTGGGCTGCACCCGCGCCGAGCTGGAGGAAACGCTGGCCGTGTGCGTGTACATGGGCGGTGGTCCGGCCCTGATGTACACGGCCGAGGCCCTCAAAGCCTGGGAGGCCATGGCGCCAGATCTCACCTGA
- a CDS encoding class I SAM-dependent methyltransferase produces the protein MDIAIQTHNQRPAAVWSSGGLDYDQISRGISDSIDHCVLRLDPKPGESILDLATGTGWTSRVVARRGARVTGVDIASELVAAAKARAEAEGLAIDYRIGDAESLPFADGAFDAVISTCGVMFASRPEAAAAELARVTRHSGRIALTTWLNDSNVARMFQVMKPYMAAPPDPAPPSPFEWGRTERIRELLARDFDLKFEKGVSYYREPSGESAWQTFSTGYGPTKALAASLDESRRAQLRRDFIAFHDSFATELGICVPREYWVTVGVRK, from the coding sequence ATGGACATAGCGATTCAAACGCATAACCAGCGCCCGGCGGCCGTCTGGAGTTCGGGCGGACTGGACTATGACCAGATCAGCCGTGGCATCAGCGACTCCATCGACCATTGCGTGCTGCGGCTGGACCCGAAGCCCGGCGAGAGCATTCTCGACCTGGCCACGGGCACCGGCTGGACCTCGCGCGTGGTCGCGCGGCGTGGCGCGCGGGTGACCGGCGTGGACATCGCCTCGGAACTGGTGGCCGCCGCCAAGGCCCGGGCCGAAGCCGAAGGGCTTGCCATCGACTACCGCATCGGCGACGCCGAAAGCCTCCCGTTCGCCGATGGCGCGTTCGACGCCGTCATCTCGACCTGTGGCGTCATGTTTGCCAGCCGGCCGGAAGCGGCCGCAGCCGAACTGGCGCGCGTCACTCGCCATAGCGGGCGCATTGCGTTGACGACCTGGCTGAACGACAGCAACGTGGCCAGGATGTTCCAGGTCATGAAGCCCTACATGGCCGCGCCCCCGGACCCGGCGCCGCCTTCGCCTTTCGAGTGGGGCCGCACGGAGCGCATTCGCGAACTGCTGGCGCGCGACTTCGACCTCAAGTTCGAGAAGGGCGTTTCCTACTATCGCGAGCCCTCCGGGGAATCCGCCTGGCAGACCTTTTCTACAGGCTACGGTCCGACCAAGGCCCTGGCCGCGAGCCTCGACGAAAGCCGGCGCGCGCAGCTGCGGCGCGACTTTATCGCCTTCCACGACAGTTTCGCGACGGAACTGGGCATCTGCGTGCCGCGCGAATACTGGGTGACGGTGGGTGTGAGAAAGTAA
- a CDS encoding SDR family oxidoreductase yields MNLKGKTLFITGASRGIGLAIGNRAAADGANVVIVAKTTDANPKLPGTIYSAAEEIRASGGQALALAVDIRDEDAVRVAVVKAVETFGGIDILVNNASAISLTDTEHTPMKRYDLMNGVNARGTYLCTQACLAELKKSAQAGRNPHVLTMSPPLSMKPHWFEHHTAYTMAKYGMSMCTLGHAGEFGKYGIAVNSLWPRTAIATAALQMLPGVDVKRCRTPEILSDAAYLILTSPSSNTGNFYIDDELLAAHGITDLEKYSVTPGTKDFIPDFFVD; encoded by the coding sequence ATGAATCTCAAAGGCAAGACCCTCTTCATCACCGGTGCCTCGCGCGGCATCGGGCTGGCCATCGGCAACCGGGCCGCCGCCGACGGCGCCAATGTGGTCATCGTGGCCAAGACCACCGATGCCAACCCCAAGCTGCCCGGCACCATCTACAGCGCCGCCGAAGAAATCCGGGCCTCTGGCGGCCAGGCGCTGGCGCTGGCTGTGGACATCCGCGACGAAGACGCCGTGAGAGTCGCCGTGGTCAAGGCCGTGGAGACTTTTGGCGGCATCGACATCCTGGTCAACAACGCCAGCGCCATCAGCCTCACCGACACCGAGCACACGCCGATGAAGCGCTACGACCTGATGAACGGCGTCAATGCGCGCGGCACCTACCTGTGCACGCAGGCCTGCCTGGCCGAGCTGAAAAAATCCGCGCAGGCCGGGCGCAACCCGCATGTGCTGACGATGTCGCCGCCGCTGTCGATGAAGCCGCACTGGTTTGAGCACCACACGGCCTACACCATGGCCAAGTACGGCATGAGCATGTGCACGCTGGGGCATGCGGGCGAGTTCGGGAAGTACGGCATCGCCGTCAACAGCCTGTGGCCGCGCACCGCCATTGCCACCGCCGCGCTGCAGATGCTGCCCGGGGTGGACGTGAAGCGCTGCCGAACGCCCGAGATCCTGTCTGACGCTGCCTACCTGATCCTGACCAGCCCGAGTTCGAACACCGGCAATTTTTATATTGACGACGAACTGCTGGCCGCACACGGCATCACCGACCTGGAAAAATATTCGGTGACCCCGGGAACGAAAGACTTCATTCCGGATTTCTTCGTGGATTGA